agagcaaagaagaaaaataagcacACGGGGACACAGGGAGCAGCTGTTGGTCCCCACCCAGATCCCTGGGTCTAGTCAAAGGAAGCAAAAAGCAATCAGGAGGGGAaggtgggaaggcagagggaaaagCCAATCCACTGCCAACTCCACCCAAGCAGGCTGAGACTGAGCAGGTCCAGGGCCCCGGAAGAGCAAGGGCACACGGCCCATGCCAGTGCTTTTTCCCCATTGCTTCCCCCTCACTGGCAGGGACCCACGGGAGAACCCTGGCCATGCCACTAGCCCCTCTGGTGTCTCTCTCCACGGAGATCTTCAGCCCACGAGCCTGAAGTCACTCCCCTCCCCTGTAGAAGGCAGATACAGGGCAACAGTAACAGCCCTGCGATTGCAGCCCGACCCGGCTGCCCCTCTCCCCAGGGCTTCAGACATAcccaaggcagaggcagagagcgcTCTGCAGTGGACCCTCTGATGGTTCCTCTTCTGTCCACCCTCGCAGGGGCCACTGTGACCAGGGCcttcaagagccagaaactccaagaATGCTGGAGTTGAAGAGTTTCAAGAGCACTCGTCCAATGCCTAGATTCTAAATACAACAAAACTGAGTGCAAGAAAGGAAAAACTTGTCACTCAAAGCCATTGAGTGACAAGGGCAGAACTGGAACCCATGTCTTCTGGCACCTCTGCCCGTTTATTATACTACAGAAAGCTTCCCaagcagaagagagaagaaaaccaaaaattcttgcaagtgtcacctcccacccattctctctcttttttagatgatttatttatttgaaaagcagacttacagagagagagagagagagagattttttcttccattgattcacccctcagatggtcacaatggctagggctgggccaggtggaagccaggagccaggagcttcttccaggtctcccacatgtgtgccggGACCcaaacactgctttcccagatgtattagcaggtagctggataagaagtagactcaaatcagcacccatatgggatgctggcattgcaacagGACCTTAGCtcgttacaccacaatgccagacccccAACCATTCTCAAGAGGGTGGAAGAAAGTGAGACTGTCCCAGCTTTGTTCCTGTCTGGCTTCTTGCATCCTTGGTACCCTCACTTCATACATCAGGATTCCAGGTGAGGCAGCCCCTGGGTCCTCAACGGGAGAACCATTGTAGGGGAAGGTGGGCTCCAAgcctgccttttttttcccagtgagaccctcactggaagcagagccactacCACCCTTTGTGGTTGACATCAAGCTTCCAAGAGGAATTGAGTCTTCTGTCCCTGTGGGTGTACGGGAGGCCCAACTTCACATCCATCCAGGAGCCCCAACACAGCAGTAGCTCAAATCCAAGGTCTTTCTCAGCCAGCACCAAAGCACCCTATGACGAAACGTGCAGGACTGAGGGGGGAAGCAAAGGAGGGCAAGACAATGGCTGCGACTCCACAGACCCTGTACTCACGCCGGCACCCGGCTGCAACGGGACCCAGCAGCTGTGTCGAAGACAACTTctaaatattttgtcttttttttttttttttttttgtaagcagcATCAATGCATGATGAAACAAAAGTTGAAAACACAGAGGTAGAAATGCCATTCACCCAAGAAAGGGTGCAGTTTGGTCCTCAGAACACAAATCCCTTCTTCCCCAGAACTGAGAAGAGAGGAGTGAAGAGTGAGCAGGATCCAGGGTGAGCTTCTCCCTTGTCAGAGAGCAACGTGGCAGTCCCAGGACCCAGCTCTTCCTGGGAAGTCGCGGTCACAAATTCAGGCAAGTAGGAGGCAGCTGGGATCTGTGTGGGGAGGAAGGGCAAGGTTTCCCCAGATCCCCAAGGGGTGCCTGCTAaggggacagactgaacaagaggGCGGAGCTGTAAGCAGGCACTCCCTGAACAGACACCTGGGGTGGAGGGGTTGGATTCTGGGTCGTTGGGCTCTCTCCACAGCCTAAGATGAGCTGGCACTTCCAAGCACCCTTCCTTGCCTGGGCACCCCTTTGCTCCATTTCCCCTCACAGGGGAAGGGGGTGAGGGTGGAGCGTGCGGGAGTGCGGAACCAGAGGTGACGCAACCCCCTGGAGGTTAGGAGGGCACCCCACTCCAGCACCACCGACTGCAGCCTTGGCTCCTAGACCCAGTCTCCTCTTCAAAGAGTGCCAGATCACGACTGGGGAGGGGGACATGTTGCAGGACGAGGTGCGTGGGAGTTTCCCAGCCCCCCGAAACAAGCCTTCTGCCCTTCGCCCTCTCAATTCTGGGGAGCTACAGCCAGGGTGTTTACATAGCCATGGGGACCGCCATCATTCTCTGAGATGCAGTGGCCCAGCTGGGAGCCTCCGGGAGGCAGCGGCAGAGGGGCAGACGGAGGAGCGCAGTAGCCCCCTCTGCCCTGACTCGGAAAGGCCTCGCCCCGGTGGTCCCAGCAACCCTCCAGGGCCTCCAGGCCGCGGCAGCCAAGGAAGAAGAGGTTCTTCAGCATGAAGACCGAGAGCGGCTGCTGGTGGCTCACCACCAGGAGGCAACGCAGCGCCAGCAGGGGCACGTCCACCAAGCAGCCCCCCAGCAGGCGCAGGAGACGGCTGCAGCCGCCCGCCCCAGAAGTGTGAGCCCGCGACGGGACGCCCGCGGCGTTGAGCTCGTACAGCCAGAGCACCGGTGAGGCGAGGGTGAGGAAGTAGACCGCAAGCAGCAGGTAGCGCAGATGTGCGGGCAACGGCACGCGGCCTTCCAGCGTCAGCTCCACCAGGGTGAAGCTGTCGAGCAAGTCCAGGCAGGTGCCCAGGAAGCAGCCGGCCGCGCggtgctgctggggctgcagcagcaggggccCCGCCGAGCCCGCGTGGGCTCCCGCCTCGCTGATGGCCCGCACCAAGCTATAGAGGAGGGGTACCGACAGTGCCATGGTGAGGCGAAAGCCCGTGGTGCCGAAGGGCGCGCGCAGCTCGATGAGGTCCAGGATGGATGTGCCCAGAATGAGCACTACCTTGGGAGTGAAGGCGATGGAGTAGATAAGCCAGGCCAGATAGGCGAAGGCGAACTCGCCCGCCACCGCCGCGGGTCCTGGGCCGCCAGAGGGGCCGCCGACAGCTCCGCGGCCGCCGCGCGTCTTGGCTCCGCTCGCGGCTCCGGCTGAGGCGCCCGAGGCGGCggtgggcaggtgcaggggcggCGCGGcgtggtggtgctggtgctgggggtggCCATACGCGCCGCTCGCCGCACTGCCCCGACGGCCCCGGCTGTTTTTAGCGAAGAAGATGGCccagcccaccaccaccaccaggtccGTGGCGATCCAGGAGCACCAGTACAGGTCGGTGACAGCGATGAGGTACAGGTCCAGCAGCCCGCCCTgcgccagcagcagcaccacggaCAGCGCTTGGTAGCCCCAGCGGCACCTGGACCCCAAGGTGCACCCGTGGCGCCCTCCTCGGCGGCCGGCCGGGGCCGGgtggccgcagcagcagcagcagcacgggcAGCAgcaggcgccgccgccgccgggccccgcGCCCCCCGCGCCCCCGGCCGAGCGGCCCCCAGGCCCCCCGACGGTCCTGACCGCGGCGCCCCCGCCGAAGTCGCCGGCCGTCATGTCGCAGGAGGAGGCGGGTGTGGACGCGGAAGAGCAGGTGGCGACCGACGAAGAGAAGGCGGCGGGCGCGGCGTCCCCTGGCGCCGAGGGTCCCCCGGGCGCGGCGGCCGCCACCAGCGGCTTGCTAAGACTGATGCTCTCGTCGTCGTCTTCCCGCCCCGCGCCGgtgccactgctgctgccgccgccgccgccgctccctAAGTCGCCCCCGCAGCGCCGGCCGCCCCCgcggctgggactggggctggggctgctgctgccgctgtcgCCCGAAACGCCCAGGCCTCGGGGCGACCCTCCACGgaagaagaggggctgcagccgggcggcgggcggcggcggcggcggcggcggcggcgggaagGCGCCTGGAGAGGACGAGAGCGGGCGAGGGTGACCGAGCGCCGGGTGCATTGTCCTCCTGGGCTCCCTCCCCGCCGACCCCGGGCTGGAGTGGCGGCCGAGGGGAGCCTCgtcagccgccgccgccgccgccgcccagcGGCTGGGCCTCGTACTCCGAGCCGAGTGGCGGCGAGATCCGGACTGGAGCCCCCCGGACTGGGCGATCCAGGCCCGCGCGGCCGAGAGCTGGGCTGGCGAGGCACCGGGCCCACCGCGGCGGCgggcaggaggggtggggcggggcgggagGAGGGGGTGCCTGGCGGTGGGGAAACCTGGACTGGATtcgagaggaggagaggaggaacgGAGAGCAGGAAAGGAGAAAGTACAGCTCACAGAACCACCCCTCCGCGTAGCAGGAAGGAGCGATGCCATGGGGACCTGGTGTAGGGAGGACCCAAGGCAGAACAGGGCTCCCGCAGCAGTGGGTCTGGCCAGCGCCCTGGAGGCTGGACGCCCTTCACCTCAGCACGGACCAGGGGCTCAGGCTTCGGCACCTGCTCTACCTACAATGCAGCGTTCTGCTCACTGGACTGCCTGTGGCTTCCGAAAGCACTTAGAATGCAAAGAGAAGAGTCCAGGCGAGCTTGGACCAAGGGACAGCAGCGTCAACTAAGTATTACCACCCTACCCCCCAGCTCAGTGGGCCACTCTCAAGGAGACCCAAGTTTCCAGGGGCATGAAGTTCCCTGAACATTATCACGCGGACAGAGAATATGAAGGCACTGCACAAGTGATCCCAGCCAAGTAGAATTTGGGGTTTGTAAATATTCTTAAAGCCAGAGATttgcccagcacagaggaggagacccaaggattttgagatctgaatgctGTTAGGAACAGAGGCTCAAAGGGGACGATAGAGTGGGGGGGAAGGAGACAGGGAGCCCATCACCAACCAGCTCAAGTGCTCAGGGACTCAGTTATGGTGGGCTGGGGTTGATGTCCAGGCAGTGATTCCAAAGTCAGAGGGTAACAGTGATGGACTTAAGGGCTGCAGAAAATAACCTAGAGTACCTGTTCCCACCCGTCACCCCAAGGCTGAGGCCTGCCTGCCCTcgcctccagtttcctgcctggaTTCCACTCCCTTAGACCTGCTGTGGGTCATCTTCCTGGAAGAACTGCACAGCACCAGCTCGTGGATGCTTGGGACCCACAGCAGGTGGTTCCCCAGGCCTTGCCCCTAAATCCACTGCATTGGACCATGGCCAGTTTCTGCCAAGCCTGCTTTCTGCAGCCTGTTGGAGCTCAAGCTATGCAAACAATCCATGGTGGCACAGGATTCAGGATTCACAACCCCGGCCACATGTAGTGGCATAGCAGGTTGGCCTGCAGCTTGAAACGTAggcatgccatatcagagtacctggtttcagcctggcccagtcctggctgtttcaggcaagattctctcttctctctctctctttttctctctcacaaacacacacacactcacacacacagcacaaacctgcctttcaagtaaataaattgtttcaaagatttatttagttttattgcaaagtcagatatacagacagaaggagagacagacaggaagatcttctgtccgaaaattcactccccaagtgagcacaatggccagagctaaaccaatctgaagccaggagccaggaacttcctccaggtctcccacatgggtgcagagtcccaaggcgttgccccatcctcaactgctttcccaggccacaggcagggagctggatgggaagtggcacagccaggattagaaccggcacccatatgggatgctggggcattcaaggcgaggactttagccactaggccactgcgccgggccctcaagtaaataaatctttaaagcacaAGATTCACAGCCTCCACTATTTCCACTTCCCTTGGCACACACAACCTTTGGAAAGCTCTATGTGCAGTCATTGTGCAAAGAACAGAATGGAGCCTGCGTTCTGGACCAACAGTCCCAGTTGCAGCATATCCCA
Above is a window of Ochotona princeps isolate mOchPri1 chromosome 27, mOchPri1.hap1, whole genome shotgun sequence DNA encoding:
- the TMEM121B gene encoding transmembrane protein 121B; its protein translation is MHPALGHPRPLSSSPGAFPPPPPPPPPPAARLQPLFFRGGSPRGLGVSGDSGSSSPSPSPSRGGGRRCGGDLGSGGGGGSSSGTGAGREDDDESISLSKPLVAAAAPGGPSAPGDAAPAAFSSSVATCSSASTPASSCDMTAGDFGGGAAVRTVGGPGGRSAGGAGGAGPGGGGACCCPCCCCCCGHPAPAGRRGGRHGCTLGSRCRWGYQALSVVLLLAQGGLLDLYLIAVTDLYWCSWIATDLVVVVGWAIFFAKNSRGRRGSAASGAYGHPQHQHHHAAPPLHLPTAASGASAGAASGAKTRGGRGAVGGPSGGPGPAAVAGEFAFAYLAWLIYSIAFTPKVVLILGTSILDLIELRAPFGTTGFRLTMALSVPLLYSLVRAISEAGAHAGSAGPLLLQPQQHRAAGCFLGTCLDLLDSFTLVELTLEGRVPLPAHLRYLLLAVYFLTLASPVLWLYELNAAGVPSRAHTSGAGGCSRLLRLLGGCLVDVPLLALRCLLVVSHQQPLSVFMLKNLFFLGCRGLEALEGCWDHRGEAFPSQGRGGYCAPPSAPLPLPPGGSQLGHCISENDGGPHGYVNTLAVAPQN